In Myxococcus fulvus, the following proteins share a genomic window:
- the asnS gene encoding asparagine--tRNA ligase — MQVVSVKQVLAGAVEAGTKVEVRGWVRTRRDSKAGISFVNVSDGSVFDPLQVVAPNSLPNYEKEILRLTAGASVVCRGTLVKSQGKGQAFEVQADEVQVLGLVDDPDTYPIQPKQHTLEFLRDVAHLRVRTNTFSSITRVRHRAAQAVHRFFDQEGFFWVNTPIITASDAEGAGQMFRVSTLDAVNPPRTPEGKIDWHKDFFGKEAYLTVSGQLNVEAYAMAMSKVYTFGPTFRAENSNTTRHLAEFWMIEPEIAFADLNADADLAERFLKYVFKAVLEDCGPDFKFFEERVQKGVTERLEKFIHSSFERIDYTDAIEILKKAKKKFEYAPEWGKDLQTEHERYLSEEHVGRPVVVMNYPEAIKAFYMRINEDGKTVAAMDVLAPGIGEIIGGSQREERLDVLDARMKRFGLEPSHYEWYRDLRRYGTVPHAGFGLGFERLIVYMCGLQNIRDAIPYPRVPGSAQF; from the coding sequence ATGCAGGTCGTCAGTGTGAAGCAGGTCCTCGCCGGCGCGGTGGAGGCAGGGACGAAGGTGGAGGTCCGTGGCTGGGTGCGCACCCGGCGCGACTCGAAGGCGGGCATCAGCTTCGTCAACGTGAGCGATGGCTCGGTGTTCGACCCCCTCCAGGTGGTCGCCCCCAATTCGCTGCCCAACTACGAGAAGGAGATTCTCCGCCTCACCGCGGGCGCCTCCGTCGTCTGCCGCGGCACGCTGGTGAAGTCCCAGGGCAAGGGGCAGGCCTTCGAGGTCCAGGCGGACGAGGTCCAGGTGCTGGGCCTGGTGGACGACCCGGACACGTACCCCATCCAGCCCAAGCAGCACACGCTGGAGTTCCTGCGCGACGTGGCGCACCTGCGCGTTCGCACCAATACGTTCAGCTCGATTACGCGCGTGCGTCACCGCGCGGCGCAGGCGGTGCACCGCTTCTTCGACCAGGAGGGGTTCTTCTGGGTCAACACGCCCATCATCACCGCGAGCGACGCGGAGGGCGCCGGGCAGATGTTCCGCGTGTCCACGCTGGACGCCGTCAATCCGCCGCGCACGCCCGAGGGGAAGATCGACTGGCACAAGGACTTCTTCGGCAAGGAGGCGTACCTCACCGTCTCCGGCCAGCTCAACGTGGAGGCCTACGCCATGGCCATGTCGAAGGTGTACACCTTCGGCCCCACGTTCCGCGCGGAGAACTCCAACACCACGCGCCACCTGGCCGAGTTCTGGATGATTGAGCCGGAGATCGCCTTCGCGGACCTCAACGCGGACGCGGACCTGGCCGAGCGCTTCCTCAAGTATGTCTTCAAGGCGGTGCTGGAGGACTGCGGCCCCGACTTCAAGTTCTTCGAGGAGCGCGTGCAGAAGGGTGTCACGGAGCGGCTGGAGAAGTTCATCCACTCGAGCTTCGAGCGCATCGACTACACGGACGCGATTGAAATCCTCAAGAAGGCGAAGAAGAAGTTCGAGTACGCGCCGGAGTGGGGCAAGGACCTGCAGACGGAGCACGAGCGCTACCTGTCCGAGGAGCACGTGGGCCGGCCCGTCGTCGTGATGAACTACCCGGAGGCCATCAAGGCCTTCTACATGCGCATCAACGAGGACGGGAAGACGGTGGCGGCCATGGACGTGCTGGCCCCGGGCATCGGCGAAATCATCGGCGGCAGCCAGCGCGAGGAGCGGCTGGACGTGCTGGATGCGCGCATGAAGCGCTTCGGCCTGGAGCCGTCGCATTACGAGTGGTACCGGGATTTGCGCCGCTACGGCACGGTGCCGCACGCGGGCTTCGGGCTCGGGTTCGAGCGGCTCATCGTCTACATGTGCGGCCTGCAGAACATTCGCGACGCCATCCCGTACCCGCGCGTGCCGGGCTCGGCGCAGTTCTAG
- a CDS encoding TonB-dependent receptor domain-containing protein, with protein MKDSPRPSIALLLWVLWVPLASWAQSLPTAGGEARAVEVDVQATDAGTTIAAEDATRLGLTPDGGVVALLTPRLLTESPVSWPEGLQGAPSDVGLLLRIDEQGAVAEVTVEKPATHPQLNEAAVQAARGLRFTPATLGDRAVSVRLPYAYHFEPPAPLLFTQSRLRGEVRARGTREPLVDAALFLADDEEPVAITDLEGRFELELPPGTHSLRVRAPGHQLGTFEESLTSGQTLDVIYRLQPTRVSPYETVVRDTRPRTEVSRITLQEQELREVPGTQGDPFKVIMLMPGVASVASGLGYPVVRGGQPAATGYYIDGVRVPMLYHLLLGPAVVHPEFIDTIDFHPGTPPVQYGRLLGGAVEGRLSKPREDRPHFAAYADLLNAGGFVEVPFDSTGTSLTVSGRYSYTGLLIPLAYALFNDEEDNPIHAAFWDYQARIEQKVGAGRLRLLALGSSDDAGEATAGYEDSMGATIVSRFHRVDLRGTHPLAGGEAELGFTVGLDEVALLGYRRIILREERGPEEVLAGRYGLDQLTFSARTGWKRELSKSLAVHVGADVEHRRVATGITGSARPPGWRPQDDAHPLKQPSALATFTGVFAGATWRPAEKWLVSPGLRVDGYHLVPGIQHVVLEPRLAVRHTLTSTLTLKGGAGLYHQPPTVLLHLPAMDVSGLNHGVQEGAQFDVGAEWKLGSGLELSGDVYFNPLFRTVEFEVMDVLENRKRRGQPHADPKARGYAYGLDLMVRHPLGRDWFGWVTYSFLQSKRHRRFARYNDDNSIREVAEGELPFAFEQAHVFNAAVSYKFGDDWTVGSVLHFNTGRPESGEVSSVTQRESRTHDGYRLWVRQDADRVERLPAFFRVDFRVAKAWAYEEFNVEAYLDILNLSLQQEVFAYEYERKAGKLRRNAMGLPVILPMFGLKGSY; from the coding sequence ATGAAGGACTCCCCCCGTCCCTCCATCGCCCTGTTGCTCTGGGTCCTCTGGGTGCCGCTGGCCTCCTGGGCTCAATCGCTCCCCACCGCCGGTGGTGAGGCCCGCGCCGTCGAGGTCGATGTCCAGGCCACGGACGCGGGGACCACCATCGCCGCGGAGGACGCCACGCGCCTGGGCCTGACTCCAGATGGCGGTGTCGTCGCCCTGCTGACGCCTCGACTCCTGACCGAGTCCCCCGTCTCCTGGCCCGAAGGGCTGCAAGGTGCCCCCAGCGACGTCGGCCTGCTCCTGCGCATCGACGAGCAGGGCGCCGTGGCGGAGGTCACCGTGGAGAAGCCCGCCACGCACCCCCAGCTCAACGAGGCCGCCGTCCAGGCCGCGCGAGGTCTGCGCTTCACCCCGGCCACCCTCGGCGACCGCGCCGTGTCGGTGCGCCTGCCGTACGCCTACCACTTCGAGCCTCCAGCCCCGCTGCTGTTCACCCAGTCCCGTCTGCGCGGCGAGGTCCGCGCCCGAGGCACCCGCGAGCCGCTCGTGGACGCCGCCCTGTTCCTCGCAGACGACGAGGAGCCCGTCGCCATCACCGACCTGGAAGGCCGCTTCGAACTCGAGCTGCCCCCGGGCACCCACTCGCTCCGCGTGCGCGCCCCTGGCCATCAGCTCGGCACCTTCGAGGAGTCCCTCACGTCGGGACAGACGCTCGATGTCATCTACCGCCTCCAGCCCACCCGCGTGAGCCCGTACGAGACGGTGGTCCGTGACACGCGCCCGCGCACCGAGGTCTCCCGCATCACCTTGCAGGAGCAGGAGCTGCGCGAGGTGCCCGGCACGCAAGGCGACCCGTTCAAGGTCATCATGCTCATGCCGGGCGTGGCCAGCGTCGCCTCGGGTCTGGGCTACCCGGTGGTGCGAGGCGGCCAGCCCGCGGCCACCGGCTACTACATCGACGGCGTGCGCGTGCCCATGCTGTACCACCTGCTGCTCGGCCCCGCCGTGGTGCATCCCGAGTTCATCGACACCATCGACTTCCATCCCGGCACGCCGCCCGTCCAGTACGGACGACTCCTCGGCGGCGCGGTGGAGGGCCGGCTGAGCAAGCCTCGCGAGGACCGTCCGCACTTCGCCGCGTACGCGGACCTCCTCAACGCGGGCGGCTTCGTCGAGGTCCCCTTCGACAGCACCGGCACCTCCCTCACCGTGTCGGGCCGCTACAGCTACACCGGGCTGCTCATCCCCCTGGCCTACGCCCTCTTCAACGACGAGGAGGACAATCCCATCCACGCGGCCTTCTGGGACTATCAGGCCCGCATCGAACAGAAGGTCGGCGCCGGACGGCTGCGCCTGCTCGCGCTGGGCAGCTCCGACGACGCGGGCGAGGCCACCGCCGGCTACGAGGACAGCATGGGCGCCACCATCGTCTCGCGCTTCCATCGCGTGGACCTGCGCGGCACCCATCCCCTCGCGGGCGGCGAAGCGGAGCTCGGCTTCACGGTGGGCCTCGACGAGGTGGCGCTGCTCGGCTACCGGCGCATCATCCTCCGCGAGGAGCGGGGACCGGAGGAGGTCCTCGCCGGCCGCTACGGCCTGGACCAGCTCACGTTCTCCGCGCGCACCGGCTGGAAGCGCGAGCTGTCCAAGTCCCTCGCGGTCCACGTGGGCGCCGACGTGGAGCACCGCCGCGTGGCCACCGGCATCACCGGCTCCGCGCGGCCCCCGGGCTGGCGTCCCCAGGATGATGCCCATCCGCTCAAGCAGCCCTCGGCGCTCGCCACCTTCACGGGCGTGTTCGCCGGCGCCACGTGGCGTCCCGCGGAGAAGTGGCTGGTGTCACCCGGCCTGCGCGTGGATGGCTATCACCTGGTCCCCGGCATCCAGCACGTCGTCCTCGAGCCGCGCCTGGCGGTGCGCCACACGCTGACGTCCACGCTCACGCTCAAGGGCGGCGCCGGGCTCTACCACCAGCCGCCCACCGTGCTGCTCCACCTGCCGGCGATGGACGTGTCGGGCCTGAATCATGGCGTCCAGGAGGGCGCCCAGTTCGACGTGGGCGCGGAGTGGAAGCTCGGCTCGGGGCTGGAGCTGTCGGGCGACGTCTACTTCAACCCGCTGTTCCGCACGGTGGAGTTCGAGGTGATGGACGTCCTCGAGAACCGCAAGCGCCGGGGGCAGCCGCACGCGGACCCGAAGGCCCGTGGGTATGCGTATGGGTTGGACCTGATGGTCCGCCATCCGCTGGGCCGCGACTGGTTCGGCTGGGTGACGTACAGCTTCCTGCAGAGCAAGCGCCACCGCCGCTTCGCGCGCTACAACGACGACAACAGCATCCGGGAGGTCGCCGAAGGTGAGCTGCCCTTCGCCTTCGAGCAGGCCCACGTCTTCAACGCCGCCGTGAGCTACAAGTTCGGGGACGACTGGACGGTGGGCTCGGTGCTGCACTTCAACACGGGCAGGCCCGAGTCCGGCGAGGTCTCCTCCGTCACGCAGCGCGAGTCGCGCACGCATGATGGCTACCGCCTGTGGGTGCGGCAGGACGCCGACCGCGTGGAACGACTGCCCGCGTTCTTTCGCGTGGACTTCCGCGTCGCCAAGGCCTGGGCCTACGAGGAGTTCAACGTCGAGGCGTACCTGGACATCCTCAACCTCTCGCTCCAGCAGGAGGTGTTCGCCTACGAGTACGAGCGGAAGGCCGGCAAGCTGCGCCGTAATGCCATGGGGTTGCCCGTCATCCTGCCGATGTTCGGCCTGAAGGGGAGCTACTGA
- a CDS encoding CotH kinase family protein, whose product MVACGGDSPPGPEGQPPDRAPSGAPDAGPPTGQPGPDAGIPDAGEPPAPDAGPPDAGPAPTVCAPTAGEPKWVTEGQQVTATVTCSTGHTGASVRFTVDNLPTGATFDEATATLRWTTGKDQAAVWNLVLRERSTHETGTLKVGVAENNGGPGNVAIVDPSKYTEEYGLPVFHLTYEPPLTSGSYKGAKLIYRGRTYQVEAKYRGATSGAFPKRSFTFKFPDEDLFDETVHGDGFLDKKRVALVTTFNDNSYVRTRLAFDLWSRISPDNIRVRTYSAVLYANNRYLGLYTVADLPHKRLMADHGMDKDSDLFKAVENDANFSRVRRDGTPKASLREGFEKKVGEPEMGQPHAWDTLEAFIGFVADSDDATFRAQFPQRASLRDYENWWIFNTLIHGTDSHSKNAYHAYDPNTQGPWRFIPWDLDASFGQNFDTTRTSPTTRSSFTNTNRIFARLLADPTFSGPMRERYRSLLKNEVKLETVLALIDLYERETSAVAKRDWAKWELEYRALGAPGTVGEGNFPNWYQRTDFNTYEQELEYVRQWVRTRWPALQSQLP is encoded by the coding sequence ATGGTGGCCTGCGGGGGCGACAGTCCCCCTGGTCCCGAGGGTCAGCCGCCCGACCGGGCGCCCTCGGGTGCCCCCGATGCGGGTCCCCCTACCGGACAGCCCGGCCCGGATGCGGGCATCCCCGACGCCGGCGAGCCTCCAGCTCCCGACGCGGGCCCCCCCGACGCCGGCCCCGCGCCCACCGTCTGCGCCCCCACCGCGGGCGAGCCCAAGTGGGTCACCGAGGGACAACAAGTCACCGCCACCGTGACGTGCTCCACCGGCCACACCGGGGCCTCGGTGCGCTTCACCGTGGACAACCTGCCCACCGGCGCCACCTTCGACGAGGCCACCGCCACCCTGCGCTGGACGACCGGCAAGGACCAGGCGGCCGTGTGGAACCTCGTGCTGCGCGAGCGCTCCACCCACGAGACGGGCACCCTCAAGGTCGGCGTCGCCGAGAACAACGGCGGCCCGGGCAACGTGGCCATCGTCGACCCCTCGAAGTACACCGAGGAGTACGGCCTGCCCGTCTTCCACCTCACCTACGAGCCGCCCCTCACCTCGGGCAGCTACAAGGGCGCCAAGCTCATCTACCGGGGCCGCACCTACCAGGTGGAGGCCAAGTACCGCGGCGCCACCTCCGGCGCCTTCCCCAAGCGCAGCTTCACCTTCAAGTTCCCCGACGAGGACCTCTTCGATGAGACCGTCCACGGCGACGGCTTCCTCGACAAGAAGCGCGTGGCGCTCGTCACCACCTTCAATGACAACTCGTACGTGCGCACCCGGCTCGCGTTCGACCTGTGGAGCCGCATCTCTCCCGACAACATCCGCGTGCGCACCTACAGCGCCGTGCTGTACGCCAACAACCGCTACCTCGGCCTCTACACCGTGGCGGACCTGCCCCACAAACGGCTGATGGCCGACCACGGCATGGACAAGGACTCGGACCTGTTCAAGGCCGTGGAGAACGACGCCAACTTCTCCCGCGTCCGCCGCGACGGCACGCCCAAGGCCTCCCTGCGCGAGGGCTTCGAGAAGAAGGTCGGCGAGCCGGAGATGGGCCAGCCCCACGCCTGGGACACCCTGGAGGCCTTCATCGGCTTCGTCGCGGACTCCGATGACGCCACCTTCCGTGCCCAGTTCCCCCAGCGCGCCAGCCTGCGGGACTACGAGAACTGGTGGATCTTCAACACGCTCATCCACGGCACGGACTCGCACTCGAAGAACGCCTATCACGCGTATGACCCGAACACGCAGGGCCCCTGGCGCTTCATCCCCTGGGATTTGGACGCGAGCTTCGGACAGAACTTCGACACCACGCGCACGTCGCCGACGACGCGCTCCAGCTTCACCAACACCAACCGCATCTTCGCGCGGCTGCTCGCCGACCCCACGTTCTCCGGGCCCATGCGCGAGCGCTACCGCTCGCTCCTGAAGAACGAGGTGAAGCTGGAGACAGTGCTCGCCCTCATCGACCTCTACGAGCGCGAGACGTCCGCGGTGGCGAAGCGCGACTGGGCCAAGTGGGAGCTGGAGTACCGGGCCCTGGGCGCGCCCGGCACCGTGGGCGAGGGCAACTTCCCCAACTGGTACCAGCGCACCGACTTCAACACCTACGAGCAGGAGCTGGAGTACGTGCGCCAGTGGGTCCGCACCCGCTGGCCCGCCCTCCAGTCCCAGCTCCCCTGA
- a CDS encoding RCC1 domain-containing protein, giving the protein MSGLLLCLLWWAGCVEPGESSFTGELGTVRAREGASRQGSVLAGRHHTLVLRTDGTVWAWGGNTFGQLGNNSTRPNPMPSRVWRLSSIRAIGVGEQHSLALGVDGTVWSWGWNNNGQLGDGTTTSRSVPARIPNLTNVVAIAAGFTHSMVLKSDGTVWAWGLNATGQLGDGTTVRKLSPVQVQGLPGAVAIAAGNVHSLALTADGRLWTWGGNTDGQLGTDNQTPRSLPGSLASLTGMVSGLSGGGSHSMVLKTDGTVWVWGKNDDGQLGQGNTTASLVPVQVPGLTGVAAVVGGGQHSVALKADGTVWAWGSNIRAQLGDGTQTARLSPFQVPGLTGVLGVSAGGGQHSVAVKASGEVWTWGSNSDGQCGDGTYLMKLVPTLARGLLERAGASAGEGYSLAVKGDGTAWGWGNNTQAQLGDGTNVSRRLPVRVGTLTQVASVASGAFHSLALKEDGAVFGWGANGWGAIGDGSLVNRTQPVRVGQGTLVASAVAAGAYHSLALGVDGTVFAWGDNSVGQLGDGSDVMPTRTTPTRVPGLDGVVSVAAGLEHSLALKSDGTVWVWGRQDTCEDLGGEALAVRAPRQVPGLTDVVAVGAGLCHSMALRADGTVWAWGSNDQGQLGDGGLLARMTPAQVTGLTGVVSLAVGPRQALVLKQDGGVWGWGSNPLGQLGAGLSAPRVAPVQVPALPGVRTLSSGASHTLALKEDGTLWAWGGNGDGQLGIGAVDWQLTPTRSGLVASRGVAAASRHSLVVALDGSVQGTGANDFGQLGDGSLVTRADPVAVTGLTEVRAIAAGPGHALALKTDGRVYAWGANLEGELGDGTTTPRTQAAQLQALAGVLSIAVGSRHSLALRGDGTVVAWGSNLQGQLGDGTTVSRRLPVRVLNLSGVAAIAAGEGFSLALKHDGTVWSWGANGLGQLGDNSTQRRLEPVVIAGLTGVTAVAAGRTHALALKADATLWAWGSNTYGELGDNTQTRRLAPILVNTLTGVTAVGAGEHHSLAVTTSGKVWGWGRNQHGQVGNGVKSNWQKLPAQVLGLTGAVAVSGGGEHSLAVLADRGVWAWGNSSQGQLGTGMVGFRVAPVQVW; this is encoded by the coding sequence GTGTCTGGATTGCTGCTGTGCCTGTTGTGGTGGGCGGGCTGTGTCGAGCCCGGGGAGTCGTCCTTCACCGGTGAGCTGGGCACCGTGCGCGCCAGGGAGGGCGCCTCCCGGCAGGGCTCGGTGCTGGCGGGACGGCATCACACGCTGGTGTTGAGGACGGACGGCACCGTGTGGGCGTGGGGTGGCAACACCTTCGGCCAGCTCGGCAACAACTCGACCCGACCCAATCCGATGCCCTCGCGCGTCTGGCGTCTGTCGAGCATCCGCGCGATTGGCGTGGGGGAGCAGCACTCGCTCGCGCTGGGCGTGGACGGGACGGTGTGGTCCTGGGGCTGGAACAACAACGGGCAGCTCGGGGACGGGACGACGACGTCCCGCTCGGTGCCCGCGCGAATCCCGAACCTGACGAACGTGGTGGCCATCGCCGCCGGCTTCACCCACTCGATGGTGCTCAAGTCGGACGGCACCGTGTGGGCGTGGGGACTCAACGCGACGGGACAGCTCGGCGATGGGACGACGGTGCGCAAGCTGTCGCCCGTGCAGGTGCAGGGGCTGCCGGGCGCGGTGGCCATCGCCGCGGGCAACGTGCACTCGCTGGCGCTGACGGCGGATGGGCGGCTGTGGACGTGGGGTGGCAACACCGATGGGCAGCTCGGCACGGACAACCAGACGCCCCGCTCGCTCCCGGGCTCGCTGGCGAGCCTGACGGGCATGGTGTCCGGGCTGTCGGGTGGAGGCTCGCACTCCATGGTGCTGAAGACGGACGGCACCGTGTGGGTCTGGGGGAAGAACGACGATGGCCAGCTGGGCCAGGGGAACACCACCGCCAGCCTCGTGCCGGTGCAGGTGCCGGGGCTCACGGGCGTGGCCGCGGTGGTGGGAGGCGGGCAGCACTCGGTGGCGTTGAAGGCGGACGGCACGGTGTGGGCGTGGGGGAGCAACATCCGCGCGCAGCTGGGGGACGGGACGCAGACGGCGCGGCTGTCGCCGTTCCAGGTGCCGGGGCTGACGGGCGTGCTGGGCGTGTCCGCGGGAGGCGGGCAGCACTCGGTGGCGGTGAAGGCGAGCGGCGAGGTGTGGACGTGGGGCTCCAACTCCGATGGGCAGTGCGGTGATGGGACGTACCTGATGAAGCTGGTGCCCACGCTGGCGCGCGGGCTGCTGGAGCGCGCGGGGGCGTCCGCGGGGGAGGGCTACTCGCTGGCCGTCAAGGGGGACGGCACCGCGTGGGGATGGGGGAACAACACCCAGGCCCAGCTCGGCGACGGGACGAATGTGTCGCGTCGGTTGCCGGTGCGGGTGGGGACGCTCACGCAGGTGGCGTCGGTCGCCTCCGGGGCGTTCCACTCGCTGGCGCTGAAGGAGGACGGCGCGGTGTTCGGCTGGGGCGCGAACGGCTGGGGCGCCATCGGGGACGGGAGCCTCGTCAATCGCACGCAGCCGGTGCGGGTGGGGCAGGGCACCCTGGTGGCCTCGGCGGTGGCGGCGGGGGCGTACCACTCGCTGGCGCTGGGCGTGGATGGGACCGTCTTCGCGTGGGGGGACAACAGCGTGGGGCAGCTGGGCGACGGCAGCGACGTCATGCCGACGCGGACCACGCCCACCCGCGTGCCGGGCCTGGACGGCGTCGTCTCCGTGGCCGCGGGCCTGGAGCACTCGCTCGCCTTGAAGTCGGACGGCACCGTCTGGGTCTGGGGCCGGCAGGACACGTGCGAGGACCTGGGAGGCGAGGCGCTGGCGGTGCGCGCGCCGCGCCAGGTGCCGGGGCTGACGGACGTGGTGGCGGTGGGCGCGGGGCTCTGCCACTCGATGGCGCTGCGCGCGGATGGCACCGTCTGGGCCTGGGGAAGCAATGACCAGGGCCAGCTGGGGGATGGCGGGCTCCTGGCGCGGATGACGCCCGCCCAGGTGACGGGGCTCACCGGCGTGGTGTCGCTCGCCGTGGGGCCGCGCCAGGCGCTGGTGCTCAAGCAGGACGGCGGCGTGTGGGGGTGGGGGAGCAATCCCCTGGGCCAGCTGGGCGCGGGCCTGTCCGCTCCGCGCGTGGCGCCCGTGCAGGTGCCCGCGCTTCCGGGCGTGAGGACGCTGTCCTCGGGGGCCTCGCACACCCTGGCGCTCAAGGAGGACGGCACGCTCTGGGCCTGGGGCGGCAATGGCGATGGGCAGCTGGGCATCGGCGCGGTGGATTGGCAGCTGACGCCGACCCGCTCGGGCCTGGTGGCCTCGCGAGGCGTGGCCGCCGCGTCCCGCCACTCGCTGGTCGTCGCGCTGGATGGCAGCGTGCAGGGCACCGGGGCCAACGACTTCGGGCAGCTCGGTGACGGCAGCCTGGTGACGCGCGCGGACCCCGTGGCCGTGACGGGGCTGACGGAGGTCCGGGCCATCGCCGCGGGCCCCGGACACGCGCTCGCGTTGAAGACGGATGGCCGCGTCTACGCCTGGGGCGCGAACCTGGAGGGCGAGCTGGGGGATGGAACGACGACGCCCCGCACGCAGGCCGCGCAGCTGCAGGCGCTCGCGGGCGTGCTGTCCATCGCGGTGGGCAGCCGTCACTCGCTGGCGCTGCGGGGCGACGGCACGGTGGTGGCCTGGGGCTCCAACCTCCAGGGCCAGCTCGGCGACGGGACGACGGTGTCCCGTCGGCTCCCCGTGCGCGTGCTGAACCTGTCGGGCGTGGCCGCCATCGCCGCGGGCGAGGGCTTCTCGCTGGCGCTCAAGCACGACGGCACGGTGTGGTCCTGGGGCGCCAATGGCCTGGGACAGCTGGGCGACAACTCCACCCAGCGCAGGCTGGAGCCGGTGGTGATTGCCGGCCTCACGGGCGTCACGGCGGTGGCGGCCGGGCGCACGCACGCGCTCGCGCTCAAGGCGGACGCGACGCTCTGGGCGTGGGGCTCCAACACCTACGGCGAGCTGGGGGACAACACCCAGACGCGGAGGCTCGCGCCCATCCTGGTGAACACGCTGACGGGCGTCACCGCGGTGGGCGCCGGCGAGCACCACAGCCTCGCGGTGACCACCAGCGGCAAGGTCTGGGGCTGGGGCCGCAACCAGCACGGCCAGGTGGGCAACGGCGTGAAATCCAACTGGCAGAAGCTGCCCGCGCAGGTGCTCGGGCTCACCGGCGCCGTGGCGGTGTCGGGCGGCGGGGAGCACTCGCTCGCCGTGCTCGCGGACCGCGGCGTGTGGGCCTGGGGCAACAGCAGCCAGGGCCAGTTGGGCACCGGCATGGTGGGCTTCCGCGTGGCGCCCGTGCAGGTCTGGTAG
- a CDS encoding kinetoplast-associated protein, giving the protein MASTKSKSRKSASRNRSSESTKAAFEDLARKARNKPVVPAKEQEARDAHARGVLADVSNLSAESAVKKVTEAGLTIGKTLAGINEQVIALVEEMKQLDEAIHLKTEELTELHGKDVAASAVDVLVAEYDARKAQLQEEMELLQKDIEETRERAASELATQKAAAELSRTRAEEQYAYDVQVQRKKEQDAFAEGLRVQAASERDRKEKLEKDWAGREEQLKLREKELEDLRKQVSEFPAQLKKEADTAAAIVGNRVKADWELKLTLANKDAETAQKVASMEIASLKETSTKQAQALQTLQTELAEAKRQVQAIAEKALESASGARALAEVQGVIASREFGKAK; this is encoded by the coding sequence ATGGCTTCCACCAAGTCCAAGTCCCGCAAGTCCGCCTCCCGCAACCGCTCCTCGGAGTCCACCAAGGCGGCCTTCGAGGACCTGGCTCGCAAGGCGCGCAACAAGCCCGTCGTCCCGGCCAAGGAGCAGGAGGCCCGTGACGCGCACGCGCGCGGCGTGCTCGCGGACGTGTCCAACCTGTCGGCCGAGTCCGCGGTGAAGAAGGTCACCGAGGCGGGGCTCACCATCGGCAAGACGCTGGCGGGCATCAACGAGCAGGTCATCGCGCTGGTGGAGGAGATGAAGCAGCTGGACGAGGCCATCCACCTGAAGACGGAGGAGCTGACGGAGCTGCACGGCAAGGACGTGGCGGCCAGCGCCGTGGACGTGCTGGTGGCCGAGTACGACGCGCGCAAGGCGCAGCTCCAGGAGGAGATGGAGCTGCTCCAGAAGGACATCGAGGAGACGCGCGAGCGGGCGGCCTCGGAGCTGGCCACGCAGAAGGCGGCGGCGGAGCTGTCGCGCACGCGCGCCGAGGAGCAGTACGCCTACGACGTGCAGGTGCAGCGCAAGAAGGAGCAGGACGCGTTCGCCGAGGGGCTGCGCGTGCAGGCCGCCTCGGAGAGGGACCGGAAGGAGAAGCTGGAGAAGGACTGGGCCGGCCGCGAGGAGCAGCTGAAGCTGCGGGAGAAGGAGCTGGAGGACCTGCGCAAGCAGGTGTCGGAGTTCCCCGCGCAGCTGAAGAAGGAGGCGGACACGGCGGCGGCGATTGTGGGCAACCGCGTCAAGGCGGACTGGGAGCTGAAGCTGACGCTCGCCAACAAGGACGCGGAGACGGCGCAGAAGGTGGCCAGCATGGAGATTGCCTCGCTCAAGGAGACCAGCACGAAGCAGGCCCAGGCCCTCCAGACGCTCCAGACGGAGCTGGCCGAGGCCAAGCGCCAGGTGCAGGCCATCGCGGAGAAGGCGCTCGAGTCCGCCTCCGGCGCTCGCGCCCTCGCCGAGGTGCAGGGCGTCATCGCCAGCCGCGAGTTCGGCAAGGCGAAGTAG